The genomic window AAGGTGGCTGGAAAGGTAAGATTGCCAGAGAGCTAGAGACGCCCGGAAAGTCACAAGAAGGAACTGGCGCGAAATCGCAAAGAACTACGGAAGCATAGCGAAATGAGGCGACGTGATGAAGAAATGGTATAGTCTTATCGATAAGGTTTACCGGATGGAAAACCTGGAAAAAGCATATAAAGCCGTAAAAGCCAACAATGGGGCTCCCGGAGTAGACGGGGTGACCGTGGAAGCATACGGAATAAATCTGCAAGAGGGACTAAACCGACTTCAGCACCAACTGAAAACCGGCACTTATGAACCAGACCCAGTGCTGAGGGTGGAAATACCGAAAGCGGACGGAAGTAAACGCCCGCTAGGGATACCCACAGTAAAAGATAGGGTAGTCCAGCAAGCCCTTCTAAACATTCTACAACCAATCTTTGAACCCGACTTTCATCCATCAAGCTATGGATACAGACCTGGGCGCTCCTGTCACCAGGCAGTAGCCAAGGCAGAAATGTTCATAAACAAATATGGGCTATGCCACGTAGTGGATATGGACCTGTCCAAATGCTTTGACCGGCTGGACCATGAATTAATCCTAAAGGGAGTCAACCGAAAAGTTAGTGATGGGAGTATCTTGAAGCTGGTTAAGAAGTTCTTGACAGCGGGAGTAATGAAAGACGGAGCGTGGGAAGAAACAGGTCTCGGGAGTCCACAGGGAGGCGGGATTTCCCCACTAATTGCCAATATTTACCTGGATGAGTTTGACCAGGAGATGAGGCGCAGGAACATCCGCATAGTGCGCTATGCGGATGATATTCTGTTGTTTGCTCGAACATATGAAGAAGCTAAGCAGTACCAGCAGATAGCCACAAGTTTCCTGGAAGAAAACCTTAAGTTAGTGGTCAACAAGGAAAAGACGCACCTCACGAACAACCAAAAGGGAGTTCCCTACCTGGGCTTTGTAATCTACGCCAAGCACCTGAGCATTAATCCCAAGAAACTAAAAGCTATCAAAGAAACCATCAGGGAAATGACTCCTAGAAATCATGGAATGAATGTAGCAGAAATGGTGCGGCGTCTAAATCCCATACTTCGGGGATGGGCCAATTACTTTAGGGTGGCCAATTGCCAAAAGCACTTTGGGAAGCTAATGGGATGGATACGGCGAAGGCTGCGGATGAAAAAGATGAAGGAGTGGAAAACGTGGAAGGCCTTGCATAAAGCACTGCGAAGAAGGGGCTACAAAGGCACGTTTGAGAAAATATCTGTGACAACATGGAGAAACTCAGCAAGTCCGCTAATAAGCATGGCCCTACCAAATGCATGGTTTGATGAACTCGGACTAATAAATCTGGAAAAATACAAGGTCGGCATTTTGCATAACTACAGACAGTAGTTACTGAGATTTATCAGGAGCCGTATACGTGGCCCGTACGTACGGTTCTGGGAGAAGGATAAAGCCGAAGCAAATTACTTCGGCTTTACCTTACTCGATTTCCTGCAGCCATTGAAGTTGCCAATATTGAGTTTGCTTTAGCAAAGTAGGTAATCC from Phosphitispora fastidiosa includes these protein-coding regions:
- the ltrA gene encoding group II intron reverse transcriptase/maturase, encoding MKKWYSLIDKVYRMENLEKAYKAVKANNGAPGVDGVTVEAYGINLQEGLNRLQHQLKTGTYEPDPVLRVEIPKADGSKRPLGIPTVKDRVVQQALLNILQPIFEPDFHPSSYGYRPGRSCHQAVAKAEMFINKYGLCHVVDMDLSKCFDRLDHELILKGVNRKVSDGSILKLVKKFLTAGVMKDGAWEETGLGSPQGGGISPLIANIYLDEFDQEMRRRNIRIVRYADDILLFARTYEEAKQYQQIATSFLEENLKLVVNKEKTHLTNNQKGVPYLGFVIYAKHLSINPKKLKAIKETIREMTPRNHGMNVAEMVRRLNPILRGWANYFRVANCQKHFGKLMGWIRRRLRMKKMKEWKTWKALHKALRRRGYKGTFEKISVTTWRNSASPLISMALPNAWFDELGLINLEKYKVGILHNYRQ